Proteins from a genomic interval of Gemmatimonadaceae bacterium:
- a CDS encoding twin-arginine translocation signal domain-containing protein, whose translation MTRTRRDFLKTSAAVAAGTLVAGQRLSASGLIHSASDALPVDDPAIKALMQHAIDVAKSGGASYADVRVAARRQQNVNVRDRIVQGVSDVDTFGMGVRTLVDGAWGFAATSQLTRDSVAAIARAALDQAKANRASQLRPVVLAPTPGNQVGTWKSPITTDPFTIAVPDKVAVLLAATDAALKVKGIQTASASMFFLREEKSLMTSDGSYLVQTIYRTSPSMSVSAVSADRTDFQSIDSTDIAPMGLGYEHVLNAKLADRAPQYAEWAVEKLSAKPVEPGRYDLLLHPSNLWLTIHEVIAHPTELDRALGFEANYAGTSFVAPPDAVLGKLKYGTELMNIVGDREQPGSLGAIGWDDEAVKPTKFDIVKDGVFVDYQTTREQATLMADYYKKVGKPVRSYGCSYAQSWADVQFQRMPNVSLQPGRNDDTWESMIAKIDKGIAIYGDGSFSIDQQRYNGQFAGQVFWEIKGGKIVGMLKDVAYQFRTPNFWGSLKAIGGPRSYVLGGAFGDAKGQPGQSNSVSHGCVPSLFGQVNIINTGRRA comes from the coding sequence GTGACTCGAACGCGACGCGATTTCCTGAAGACGTCCGCTGCTGTTGCCGCCGGTACGCTGGTCGCCGGCCAGCGACTGTCGGCGTCCGGCCTCATTCACTCGGCGTCTGACGCGCTGCCGGTTGACGATCCCGCCATCAAGGCGCTGATGCAGCATGCCATTGACGTGGCCAAGTCGGGCGGCGCGTCGTATGCCGACGTGCGGGTGGCAGCGCGGCGCCAGCAGAACGTCAACGTGCGTGATCGTATTGTGCAGGGTGTGAGTGACGTGGACACGTTTGGCATGGGTGTGCGCACGTTGGTGGATGGTGCGTGGGGCTTTGCGGCCACCAGTCAACTGACGCGCGATTCCGTGGCCGCCATCGCGCGTGCGGCGCTCGATCAGGCCAAGGCCAACCGTGCCAGCCAACTGCGGCCGGTTGTGCTGGCGCCGACTCCGGGCAACCAGGTTGGCACGTGGAAGAGTCCGATCACTACCGATCCGTTCACGATCGCGGTGCCGGACAAAGTGGCGGTGTTGCTGGCGGCCACCGACGCGGCGCTCAAGGTGAAGGGGATCCAGACGGCCAGCGCATCGATGTTCTTCTTGCGGGAAGAGAAGTCGCTGATGACGAGCGACGGTTCGTACCTCGTACAGACCATCTATCGTACCTCGCCGTCGATGTCGGTCTCGGCCGTGTCCGCCGATCGCACCGACTTCCAGTCGATCGACAGCACGGACATCGCGCCCATGGGATTGGGCTACGAGCATGTGCTGAACGCGAAGCTGGCCGACCGCGCGCCGCAATATGCGGAATGGGCGGTGGAAAAGCTGAGCGCGAAGCCGGTGGAGCCCGGTCGATACGACTTGCTGCTGCATCCGTCGAACTTGTGGCTGACCATTCACGAAGTGATTGCGCACCCCACGGAACTGGACCGCGCGCTGGGCTTCGAGGCCAACTATGCGGGCACGAGTTTCGTGGCGCCGCCGGACGCAGTGCTGGGCAAGCTCAAGTACGGCACCGAACTGATGAACATTGTGGGCGATCGCGAACAGCCGGGCTCACTGGGTGCGATTGGATGGGATGACGAGGCGGTGAAGCCCACCAAGTTCGACATCGTGAAGGACGGCGTGTTTGTGGATTATCAAACGACACGCGAACAGGCCACGCTGATGGCCGACTACTACAAGAAAGTTGGCAAGCCAGTCCGCAGTTACGGCTGTTCGTACGCGCAGAGTTGGGCTGACGTGCAATTCCAGCGCATGCCCAACGTGAGCTTGCAGCCCGGCAGGAACGACGACACCTGGGAAAGCATGATTGCCAAGATCGACAAGGGCATCGCGATTTACGGTGATGGTTCGTTCTCGATCGATCAACAACGATACAACGGGCAGTTTGCCGGTCAGGTATTCTGGGAGATCAAGGGCGGCAAGATCGTGGGGATGCTGAAGGACGTGGCCTATCAGTTCCGCACGCCCAATTTCTGGGGCTCACTGAAGGCGATTGGTGGTCCCCGTAGTTATGTGCTGGGTGGCGCATTCGGCGACGCGAAGGGTCAACCGGGGCAATCCAATTCCGTCAGCCACGGCTGTGTGCCATCGCTGTTCGGTCAGGTGAACATCATCAACACCGGGAGACGGGCATGA
- a CDS encoding TldD/PmbA family protein has protein sequence MSLYAPVNILSRAEAQDIAQRALKNSPADETRVNITSSARADTRFALNQVTTSGENRDTNVTITAFVGNRSASVSTNRLDDASLAAAAQQANEIAKLVPPNPERMPELSQQSYPAARDRVISLPSPAERAAAAKLVTELARANDLIATGFIECRASAVALANSKGLFAYDASANVTMTATVRSPDGTGSGWACSDGTTFADIDAKQVAATAVEKAKTSRSPVAIEPGRYTTILEPTAVGNLVQLIAGAMQARAADEGRSFFSKAGGGNKIGLKVVDERVTLTTDPDDAPSTTGGFDGSGLPLEKVTWIENGVVKHLNYDRFWAQKQGVQPTRVGGGFGARSLRMLGGTSSIPEMIRDTERGILVTRFWYIRSVDPRTILNTGLTRDGTFLIENGKVTRAIKNFRFNESPIFFLNNLLAMGSTIRINASEALGAGGAIYMPPIKVRDFTFSSLSDAV, from the coding sequence ATGTCGTTGTACGCGCCGGTGAATATTCTGTCGCGCGCCGAAGCGCAGGACATTGCGCAGCGCGCGCTCAAGAACTCGCCGGCGGACGAGACGCGGGTGAACATCACGAGTTCGGCCAGGGCCGATACGCGATTTGCGTTGAATCAGGTCACGACCTCGGGTGAGAATCGCGATACGAACGTGACGATCACGGCGTTTGTGGGCAACCGCAGTGCCAGCGTGTCCACCAATCGGCTGGATGATGCCTCGCTGGCGGCAGCGGCGCAGCAGGCGAACGAAATTGCCAAGCTGGTGCCGCCCAATCCCGAGCGCATGCCGGAGTTGTCGCAGCAGAGCTATCCGGCGGCGCGAGATCGCGTGATTTCCCTGCCGTCACCGGCCGAACGCGCGGCGGCGGCGAAGTTGGTGACCGAACTGGCGCGGGCCAACGACCTGATTGCGACCGGATTCATCGAGTGTCGCGCGAGCGCGGTGGCGTTGGCGAATTCGAAGGGGCTGTTCGCGTATGACGCGAGCGCCAATGTGACCATGACGGCCACGGTGCGTTCACCCGACGGCACCGGGTCGGGGTGGGCGTGCAGCGACGGGACGACGTTTGCGGACATCGATGCGAAACAAGTGGCGGCGACGGCGGTGGAGAAGGCGAAGACATCGCGGTCGCCGGTGGCCATTGAGCCGGGGCGCTACACGACGATCCTCGAACCGACGGCCGTGGGCAATCTCGTGCAGCTCATTGCCGGTGCCATGCAGGCGCGCGCAGCGGATGAGGGACGGTCCTTCTTCTCCAAGGCCGGCGGGGGCAACAAGATCGGGCTGAAGGTGGTGGACGAGCGCGTCACGCTGACTACCGACCCTGACGACGCGCCCAGCACCACGGGCGGATTTGATGGCAGTGGATTGCCGTTGGAGAAAGTGACCTGGATCGAGAACGGCGTGGTGAAGCATCTCAACTACGACCGGTTCTGGGCGCAGAAGCAGGGCGTGCAACCCACCCGCGTTGGTGGTGGTTTTGGTGCGCGATCGCTGCGCATGCTGGGCGGCACGTCTTCGATTCCGGAGATGATACGGGACACGGAGCGCGGGATTCTGGTGACGCGATTCTGGTACATTCGCTCGGTTGATCCGCGCACGATTCTCAATACGGGGCTCACGCGAGACGGCACGTTTCTCATCGAGAACGGCAAGGTCACGCGGGCGATCAAAAACTTCCGGTTCAACGAATCGCCGATCTTCTTCCTGAACAACCTGCTGGCGATGGGCTCGACGATTCGCATCAACGCGTCGGAGGCACTGGGGGCGGGTGGTGCGATTTACATGCCGCCGATCAAGGTGCGGGATTTTACGTTTTCGAGTTTGTCGGACGCGGTGTGA
- a CDS encoding superinfection immunity protein: protein MFDALQLDPADSVSRYQGGGIPKGAVMLVVLALLYLLPTMLAWKRQSSRRWKITATNLLLGWTGIGWIVAMVLTYAYEPPPEGSEPDRPHVPGTSRIE, encoded by the coding sequence ATGTTTGACGCCCTGCAACTCGACCCTGCCGACTCCGTTTCCCGATATCAGGGCGGTGGCATCCCCAAGGGCGCGGTCATGTTGGTTGTTCTCGCGCTGCTGTACCTGTTGCCGACCATGTTGGCCTGGAAGCGACAGAGCAGTCGCCGGTGGAAGATCACGGCCACCAACCTGCTGCTGGGATGGACTGGCATTGGCTGGATCGTGGCGATGGTGCTGACGTACGCCTACGAACCGCCGCCCGAGGGGAGCGAGCCCGACCGTCCGCATGTTCCGGGGACGTCGCGAATCGAGTAG
- a CDS encoding DUF1080 domain-containing protein translates to MRQSTAAISFFALLSLTACMTTAKSGSAQAKRGEWRTMFDGKTASAWRGYKMDTMPSGWTVVDGTLGKAKSTVDIISRDEFSDFEFEMDWKLEKGGNSGLFYRGSEEFDRVYWSAPEYQLLDDANAPDGRNRLTSAGAAYGLYALPTGIVKAAGEWNSTRIVVKGAHVEHWLNGTKLEYELWSPDWEAKVQGSKFKAWAKYGRGHKGHIAIQGDHNGALTLRNMRVREW, encoded by the coding sequence ATGCGCCAATCCACTGCCGCAATTTCATTTTTCGCACTGCTGTCCCTCACCGCGTGCATGACCACCGCGAAGTCGGGGTCGGCGCAGGCCAAACGGGGTGAGTGGCGCACGATGTTTGACGGGAAGACCGCCAGTGCCTGGCGCGGTTACAAGATGGATACCATGCCCTCCGGCTGGACCGTCGTTGACGGCACACTCGGCAAAGCCAAGAGCACGGTGGATATCATCTCCCGAGACGAGTTCTCCGATTTCGAGTTCGAGATGGACTGGAAGTTGGAGAAGGGCGGGAATTCGGGGCTCTTCTATCGGGGCAGCGAAGAGTTTGATCGCGTGTACTGGAGCGCGCCCGAGTATCAACTGCTGGATGACGCCAATGCGCCCGACGGACGAAACCGTCTGACCTCGGCGGGAGCGGCGTACGGCCTGTATGCCCTGCCGACCGGCATCGTCAAGGCTGCCGGTGAGTGGAACAGCACGCGCATTGTGGTGAAAGGTGCGCATGTTGAACATTGGCTGAATGGCACGAAACTGGAGTACGAACTGTGGAGCCCCGACTGGGAAGCCAAGGTGCAGGGGAGCAAGTTCAAGGCGTGGGCCAAGTATGGGCGCGGTCACAAGGGTCATATCGCCATTCAGGGTGACCACAACGGTGCGTTGACGTTGCGGAACATGCGGGTGCGCGAGTGGTGA
- a CDS encoding pyridoxal-phosphate dependent enzyme has protein sequence MPSRPDLPLVDPQLVAAIASADAAIRPSVLETPVVEWPQYSEHTGGPVWVKAEHLQRTGSFKLRGATNAVMRAIPRGLTIATASSGNHGIAVSHALRAAGKPGVVFLPETVSPSKLEAVRRSGVRVELFGRDSHDTEVEAQRVSAIEGWHYLSPYNDPDVIAGQGTIGLELLRQLSQIDVVYVSVGGGGLISGVAAALKARNPDIHIVGCSPANSCVMHESVRAGRMLELESLPTFSDGTAGGVDADAITFDYCRTLVDEWLLVSEQEIARSMRDHIDHLHQLVEGSAGVAFAALLQHAKSDARFRGATRVAISCGQNIGAPRLLEVLAASG, from the coding sequence ATGCCATCACGGCCCGATTTACCGCTCGTAGACCCGCAGCTGGTGGCGGCCATTGCGAGCGCAGATGCAGCTATCAGGCCCAGTGTGCTGGAGACGCCGGTTGTCGAGTGGCCGCAGTACAGTGAGCACACCGGCGGACCGGTTTGGGTCAAAGCAGAACACCTTCAGCGCACGGGTTCATTCAAACTGCGCGGTGCCACGAACGCCGTGATGCGCGCCATCCCGCGCGGGCTCACCATCGCCACTGCCAGCTCGGGCAATCATGGGATTGCCGTGTCGCATGCATTGCGAGCGGCAGGCAAACCGGGTGTGGTCTTTCTCCCCGAAACCGTCTCGCCGTCGAAACTCGAGGCGGTACGACGCTCCGGTGTCCGGGTCGAACTCTTCGGACGTGACAGTCACGATACGGAAGTAGAGGCGCAGCGCGTATCGGCAATTGAAGGATGGCACTACCTCTCACCATACAACGATCCCGACGTGATTGCAGGGCAGGGCACGATTGGCCTTGAGCTGCTCCGTCAGCTGTCACAGATCGACGTGGTGTATGTCAGCGTGGGCGGCGGTGGCTTGATCAGCGGGGTTGCCGCGGCGCTCAAGGCGCGGAACCCTGACATCCACATAGTGGGGTGCTCGCCCGCGAATTCCTGCGTGATGCATGAATCAGTACGGGCCGGGAGAATGCTGGAGCTCGAATCCCTGCCGACCTTCTCCGACGGCACCGCCGGCGGTGTGGACGCTGACGCGATCACGTTCGACTACTGTCGCACGCTCGTCGACGAGTGGCTGCTGGTGAGCGAGCAGGAAATTGCGCGGTCCATGCGGGACCATATCGATCACCTTCACCAACTGGTGGAAGGGTCTGCCGGCGTGGCGTTTGCGGCACTGCTGCAGCACGCGAAGTCGGATGCGCGTTTTCGCGGGGCCACGCGCGTGGCGATTTCCTGCGGACAGAACATCGGGGCGCCGCGGCTGCTCGAAGTGCTGGCTGCGTCTGGGTAG
- a CDS encoding asparaginase yields MPMPLVASRLSRMMMLARRTSALALLTGCSVVAQTPPPASAPAALPKVLVIATGGTIAGVQDAPGTLGGYRAGTLPAEQIIASVPELSKHAVIEAEQFSNVASTAITPAQWLALSKRIETVLRERKDLAGVIVTHGTDRLEETAFFLYLTVRSDKPVIVVGAQRPATGISPDGPINLLAAVRTAVSPHAVGKGVMVVMDDRIVSAREVRKIYQRTGGFSGGEMGMLGVVGASGPEFLFAPVRRHGEQSEFDMRNVDSLPQVEMAFSYPGGTGPRYDTPPAGIAVQSNGFTRAESETYTALRRAGVVVVTVFAGGDNMSGVGRGGGPGPDSTQRVAARRDTTNVNASRAGTDSVRTPPAPPMVTAQHLTPAKARILLMVALTRTKDPREIQQLFLRY; encoded by the coding sequence ATGCCCATGCCACTCGTCGCATCGCGCCTCTCACGCATGATGATGCTCGCGCGTCGCACGAGCGCGTTGGCGCTGCTCACCGGATGCTCGGTCGTCGCGCAAACACCGCCTCCAGCGTCCGCACCCGCCGCCTTACCCAAGGTGTTGGTCATCGCCACTGGCGGCACCATCGCCGGCGTGCAGGACGCACCCGGAACGCTTGGGGGCTATCGCGCCGGCACATTGCCCGCCGAACAGATCATCGCGTCGGTCCCTGAGCTGTCCAAACACGCGGTCATCGAGGCCGAGCAATTCTCCAACGTGGCCAGCACTGCCATCACGCCCGCGCAATGGCTGGCGTTGTCCAAACGCATCGAAACCGTGTTGCGCGAGCGCAAGGATCTGGCGGGCGTCATCGTCACCCACGGCACCGACCGGCTTGAGGAGACGGCGTTCTTTCTGTATCTCACGGTGCGTTCGGACAAACCGGTGATTGTCGTCGGTGCGCAGCGCCCGGCCACCGGCATCAGCCCCGATGGACCCATCAACCTGCTGGCGGCCGTGCGCACCGCGGTGTCACCGCACGCGGTGGGCAAGGGGGTGATGGTGGTCATGGACGATCGCATCGTTTCGGCGCGCGAAGTCCGCAAGATCTATCAGCGCACTGGCGGATTTTCCGGCGGTGAAATGGGAATGCTGGGCGTCGTGGGCGCGAGTGGTCCGGAGTTTCTCTTTGCACCGGTCCGGCGACATGGCGAGCAGAGCGAATTCGACATGCGGAACGTGGACTCGTTGCCGCAAGTGGAGATGGCCTTCAGCTACCCCGGCGGCACCGGTCCGCGCTACGACACGCCACCGGCCGGCATCGCCGTGCAAAGCAATGGCTTTACGCGCGCCGAGTCGGAGACCTACACGGCCCTGCGACGTGCCGGAGTGGTGGTGGTGACGGTGTTTGCTGGCGGCGATAACATGAGCGGTGTAGGTCGCGGCGGTGGGCCCGGCCCCGACAGTACACAGCGTGTTGCGGCACGACGCGATACCACCAACGTGAACGCATCGCGCGCAGGAACAGACTCCGTTCGCACACCGCCAGCGCCGCCCATGGTGACCGCGCAGCATCTCACACCAGCCAAAGCGCGCATCCTGTTGATGGTCGCCCTCACCCGCACCAAGGATCCGCGCGAGATCCAGCAGCTCTTTCTGCGGTATTGA
- a CDS encoding Ig-like domain-containing protein — MSSFQYSRAATVGTVGRRIALSLAVLTVLAACGGGGDKATGPTDTTKPYIPVLASLEVSPVTAALSLPGTAQLTATPRDSRGQVMSGQTIAWSSSATAVATVSQTGLVTAVAGGTATITASIGSVQGQSLVTVTATNEYGPVLARGNIGSAGGTVGTTDVAVTIPAGAFTTTLPITLVRDTALPDSYTAQRASARFAIDGMPRGQVVPVRVRIKTTGTVQGTPAIMAMEPGFAKGDSIGVVLGVAFQEAIDSSGYLVATLPIAGRPASWAPAAIVGALPSVMANAAAVDWVNLKADALFAAVFNMSHQRSGTNRFDVWGFNNLDAQMAAKVQRAATLMDQAHAKLVTDQGYSIAHRASWPMQIVVETRPPHELGAFIYNGPFPYDMNKTYIAFSPGNVNDAEFPGTVIHEFFHFIQEGYLIGKNAADYRLSDWLAEMSSSWVEEQHPANPTPYSNFVARSWKDSLYGGLSAGLVANSGYGKAPMLKYIAKQWGNAKVKEIWTAVQGGAHPVTATLTAVPETPSQWWPSALSQQLGGSLFPWTVAQMMPDRKFNLNLIPGRAPYASSALAPLAVEFNVIVRDTAMFGPKFQLPVFLDTASMGKARLLVFEKPAAATHFRPIAGRDTVFIPGNRLQTLDTILLLATPTEAIAPYTATRIVRFRTDLRLPEGDWYFPTIANVNDGFRYACDRAGDSIKVVVNENATSVWQLLSNAGTWKRKAAPSFPSTYEWVIDPAYVDSLARMQMVLDGTIRESGKDTIYAQARVRWNLTSASTAARAGGTKRSAVGGGSWWWVLVPLGLVPLAASRRTRRVVPAMGAVVLLMFASCDIGVIALQFDETMDYTFTKVRYTADPNDNTAPLAELRLGAAKTTLTTLRSEYWSYIRNTAGEKTDSVRSVCTGSGTSTYTASGMAYTDGVKPPAPPSIRASVERLDRVLGIQGYGGARRDPLNR, encoded by the coding sequence ATGTCATCATTTCAGTATTCGCGCGCCGCGACCGTCGGGACTGTCGGGCGGCGCATTGCACTCAGTCTTGCCGTACTCACAGTGTTGGCGGCGTGCGGTGGCGGGGGCGACAAGGCCACCGGACCAACCGACACCACCAAACCGTACATCCCCGTTCTGGCGTCCCTTGAAGTCTCGCCGGTGACGGCGGCTCTCTCGCTCCCCGGCACGGCGCAACTCACTGCGACCCCGCGCGATTCGAGAGGGCAGGTGATGTCCGGGCAGACCATCGCCTGGTCCAGTTCAGCGACCGCCGTCGCCACGGTTTCCCAGACGGGCCTCGTGACCGCAGTGGCGGGAGGCACGGCCACAATCACCGCCAGCATCGGCTCGGTGCAGGGGCAGTCGCTCGTCACCGTAACCGCAACCAATGAATACGGACCGGTGTTGGCCCGTGGAAATATCGGATCGGCGGGGGGCACCGTCGGCACAACCGATGTTGCCGTCACGATTCCGGCCGGCGCATTCACCACGACACTCCCCATCACGCTCGTTCGCGACACCGCCCTTCCCGATTCGTACACGGCGCAGCGCGCCAGTGCGCGGTTCGCGATCGACGGAATGCCGCGCGGACAGGTGGTGCCCGTGCGGGTGCGCATCAAGACGACCGGAACCGTCCAAGGCACACCGGCCATCATGGCCATGGAACCGGGTTTCGCGAAAGGCGACAGCATCGGGGTGGTGCTGGGTGTGGCGTTTCAGGAAGCGATCGACTCGTCGGGCTACCTCGTCGCCACACTGCCGATTGCCGGCCGTCCGGCGTCGTGGGCGCCGGCGGCTATCGTAGGGGCGTTGCCGTCGGTCATGGCGAACGCGGCCGCAGTGGACTGGGTGAATCTCAAGGCCGATGCCCTCTTCGCCGCGGTGTTCAACATGTCGCACCAGCGATCGGGCACCAACCGATTCGACGTCTGGGGATTCAACAACCTCGACGCGCAGATGGCCGCCAAAGTGCAGCGGGCGGCGACGCTGATGGATCAGGCGCACGCCAAGCTGGTCACCGATCAGGGCTACAGCATCGCGCATCGCGCGTCGTGGCCCATGCAGATCGTGGTGGAAACGCGACCGCCGCACGAACTGGGCGCCTTCATCTACAACGGCCCATTTCCGTACGACATGAACAAGACCTACATCGCGTTCAGCCCCGGCAACGTGAACGACGCCGAGTTTCCCGGGACGGTGATCCATGAGTTCTTCCACTTCATCCAGGAAGGCTATCTGATCGGGAAGAATGCGGCCGACTACCGCTTGTCCGACTGGCTGGCCGAGATGTCGTCCTCATGGGTGGAAGAGCAGCATCCCGCCAATCCGACGCCATATTCGAATTTCGTCGCGCGCTCCTGGAAGGACTCGCTGTACGGCGGACTCTCCGCCGGACTCGTGGCCAACTCCGGCTATGGCAAGGCGCCGATGCTCAAGTACATCGCGAAGCAGTGGGGCAACGCCAAGGTCAAGGAGATCTGGACGGCGGTGCAGGGCGGCGCGCATCCGGTCACGGCCACGTTGACGGCGGTGCCGGAAACGCCGTCGCAATGGTGGCCGAGCGCACTCAGTCAGCAGTTGGGTGGGTCGTTGTTCCCGTGGACGGTGGCGCAGATGATGCCTGACCGAAAGTTCAACCTCAACCTGATACCCGGACGGGCGCCCTATGCGTCCTCGGCGCTGGCGCCGCTGGCGGTAGAGTTCAACGTGATCGTGCGTGACACGGCCATGTTCGGCCCGAAATTTCAACTGCCCGTGTTCCTCGATACCGCGTCGATGGGGAAGGCCAGACTGCTGGTGTTCGAGAAGCCGGCGGCGGCCACGCACTTCCGGCCCATCGCCGGCCGGGACACGGTGTTCATTCCGGGAAATCGCCTGCAGACCCTTGACACGATTCTGCTGCTGGCCACGCCAACCGAGGCGATCGCCCCGTACACCGCCACCCGCATCGTGCGTTTCCGCACTGACCTGCGACTGCCCGAAGGCGACTGGTATTTCCCGACGATCGCCAACGTGAACGACGGATTCCGCTATGCCTGTGATCGTGCGGGGGACTCGATCAAGGTTGTTGTCAACGAAAACGCGACGTCGGTGTGGCAGTTGTTGTCGAACGCCGGCACATGGAAGCGGAAAGCTGCACCGAGTTTTCCGTCCACCTACGAGTGGGTCATCGATCCCGCGTACGTCGATTCGTTGGCGCGCATGCAGATGGTGCTTGACGGCACGATCCGTGAGAGCGGCAAGGACACGATCTACGCGCAGGCGCGTGTGCGCTGGAACCTCACCTCGGCCTCGACGGCGGCGCGTGCGGGGGGCACGAAGCGCTCGGCCGTCGGCGGCGGATCGTGGTGGTGGGTGCTGGTTCCACTCGGACTCGTACCGCTGGCGGCCAGCCGCCGCACGCGTCGGGTGGTGCCAGCCATGGGGGCCGTGGTGTTGTTGATGTTTGCCAGCTGCGATATCGGCGTGATCGCACTGCAGTTTGACGAGACGATGGACTACACGTTTACCAAGGTGCGCTACACCGCCGATCCGAACGACAACACGGCGCCGCTCGCGGAGCTCAGGCTGGGCGCCGCCAAGACCACCCTCACCACTCTCCGCAGCGAGTACTGGAGCTACATCCGCAACACCGCCGGCGAGAAGACGGACTCGGTGCGCAGTGTGTGCACCGGCAGTGGCACGTCGACCTACACGGCGAGCGGGATGGCCTACACGGATGGTGTGAAACCGCCGGCCCCGCCGAGCATTCGTGCATCGGTCGAGCGACTGGATCGCGTGCTTGGCATCCAAGGCTACGGTGGCGCGCGGCGCGACCCGCTGAACCGGTAG
- a CDS encoding amidohydrolase family protein, producing the protein MRILHRPFMRAACFLPVLVAVADAQSRPVVPRSTASGAQRREPTLAALALTHVAVVDVENGQVSHDYTVVVSGNRIVAVGPKARIPSGARIINARGQVLIPGLWDMHSHSLDRWEWSSLLNVANGVTGVRDPGAVKSAHEIVQLRRSVERGQTFGPRFVASGTIVDGLPKSRATYVAIDSPQAMRAEMQQRRHAGLDFIKVYTRLSRDVFLAAADEAKRLDIPLVGHVPLAVTAAEASDAGMRSIEHAYRHRMSCATAEDEIRRLLRDLIPILESGDDRRYAATDDSAFVLGLNTYSPEKCRQLGERFARNGTWFVPTLVEMQTRFNSEDPRGTAFGNRFMDPRLRYVSPSKVIQWRTSMAAEMGLLQGQFSYGPRGADSVFAEREREVTNRLRMPADLQKGGALLMAGTDVDNTFPFLFFGFSLHDELDLLVKGGLTPLAALQSATINPARFLKRETELGTVAAGKLADLVLLDANPLENIGNTKRIAAVVLNGRYLSRAELDKLLDRAAAIVKQ; encoded by the coding sequence ATGCGGATCCTGCACCGCCCATTCATGCGAGCCGCGTGTTTCCTGCCCGTCTTGGTCGCGGTCGCCGATGCCCAGTCGCGTCCGGTTGTACCGCGCTCAACCGCCAGCGGAGCGCAACGACGTGAACCCACATTGGCGGCGCTAGCCCTCACCCACGTTGCCGTCGTCGACGTTGAGAACGGGCAAGTGTCCCACGACTACACCGTCGTGGTGTCCGGCAATCGCATTGTGGCGGTGGGTCCGAAAGCGCGCATTCCGAGCGGAGCCCGCATCATCAATGCTCGCGGTCAGGTGCTGATTCCGGGTTTGTGGGACATGCACAGCCATTCGCTTGACCGGTGGGAGTGGTCGTCCCTGCTTAACGTGGCCAACGGAGTGACCGGCGTTCGCGATCCTGGAGCTGTGAAGTCCGCGCACGAGATTGTCCAGCTGCGCCGCTCGGTGGAACGTGGGCAGACCTTCGGGCCTCGTTTTGTCGCGAGCGGCACAATTGTCGACGGGCTGCCCAAGTCACGCGCAACGTACGTCGCGATCGATAGCCCGCAGGCGATGCGAGCAGAAATGCAGCAACGTCGGCACGCTGGACTGGACTTCATCAAGGTGTACACGCGGCTATCCCGCGACGTATTCCTCGCCGCGGCGGATGAAGCGAAGCGGCTGGACATTCCCCTTGTCGGGCATGTGCCACTCGCGGTCACGGCGGCAGAGGCATCAGACGCGGGTATGCGGAGCATCGAACACGCCTATCGACATCGCATGTCGTGCGCGACGGCGGAGGACGAGATCCGACGACTGCTGCGGGACCTCATCCCGATCCTCGAGTCGGGTGACGACCGCCGCTACGCGGCCACCGACGATTCGGCGTTTGTGCTGGGCCTGAACACCTACAGTCCCGAGAAATGCCGTCAATTGGGCGAACGGTTTGCCCGGAATGGCACGTGGTTTGTGCCCACGCTTGTCGAAATGCAAACACGATTCAATTCGGAGGATCCGCGCGGCACGGCCTTCGGGAATCGATTCATGGATCCACGGTTGCGGTATGTATCGCCCTCAAAGGTGATCCAGTGGCGCACCTCCATGGCGGCGGAGATGGGACTCTTGCAAGGACAGTTCAGTTACGGGCCGCGCGGCGCCGACAGCGTGTTCGCCGAACGTGAGCGAGAGGTGACGAATCGTCTGCGCATGCCCGCCGACCTGCAGAAAGGTGGCGCCCTGTTGATGGCCGGCACCGACGTGGACAATACGTTTCCCTTTCTGTTTTTTGGGTTCAGCCTGCACGATGAGCTGGACTTGCTCGTCAAAGGCGGGTTGACCCCGTTGGCCGCATTGCAGAGTGCGACCATCAATCCGGCACGGTTCCTGAAACGCGAGACGGAGTTGGGTACAGTGGCCGCAGGCAAGCTGGCCGATCTGGTGCTGCTTGACGCGAATCCGCTTGAGAACATTGGCAATACGAAACGCATCGCCGCTGTCGTGCTGAATGGTCGCTACCTGTCGCGTGCGGAATTGGACAAGCTGCTCGACCGCGCGGCCGCGATCGTGAAGCAATAG